The genome window tacattttaaagagggcctattattctttctttggggttttcctttcctgtagtgttttatataagtttttgtgcatgtaaatggtctgcagaggctaaaatcccaaagttccctcaagagggagtttctctcccacaaaccccaccccctgcctgaaagacctccattgaactcctttgtttacttctgtaacatagtgacatcactatgttacaatCACACacttattggctagcgctccaacacattgtacgtgataggggcggttgaacaatcacaaccGAGCCGTCCAGCTAACTGATTAGAGCAGACTTCCATAGTAGggccccttttttaaaaaaattctaTTTTGATTCATGATTTAATAGAAAAACTCAACatattcaacatatttttgtcAAGTACAATTATTGGTTTGACAAGGTTTGAGGGGTCAAAAAATTATATTAAACGAGAAATAATGTTTTGAACATCCTTACAAATATATTGCCATCATTGTTGCACATCTCTGGAGGAACCACAACTAACTGAACGCAAGTGCAGGAGTAAAAAAGTGTAAATGGACCAGAAAATATCCTGAAAGTGCTGAATACCTTTTACCACCCTCTAAACAAATGTGACAGACTTGACGCCTAAATAGAGTTGCTGAACGTGAGGATCATCTGCTGCGTGACAGTGCTTACCTCCAGCATGACAGAGCAGATGTGTCTTACACACTGAGTGATGGCCTGTGGAGTGCCAGAGATTGTGACAGCCCTCTCTGTAGAGTCCGGCAGCATGTCTCCTGCCACCTGAACCTGAGCGCCTGTGGTCTTAACATGGACAGACAACAGAAGACACAAAAGCTATTTATTGCTGAAAAGAGCTCGCCATCACCCAAATTGAAATGCGGTTTCAAGCACCTCACAAATTACCCTGAACACATTTTGACATGCAGGGAGCAGCTGCAAGCCAAATAGCAATGTGTGCTCCAATATTTGAAGAGGCGTACACAAACATTGTCCATTCAGAATGAGTATTCACCTTCCGCCGATCTTTACAGGAATAATCAGTAGGATTTTCATGAGCAGAAAcccaaaaaatacacatatatttCAGAGTAAAAGAAAAGTTTGACAGGAGTGTTTGATACTTGGTGTCAAATCAGCAGGGAGGAGATTGTGTGTCCCCGTATGGGAGCAGAAAAACAGCTTCCCTATATataataaattattaaataaataaaagaaccCCTACCTCTCTGATCTCCTTGATCTTGGAGCCTCCTTTGCCAATCAGGGAGCCACACTGGCTCCCTGGGAAAACCAGGCGCAGTGTCACAGGTGGCTTGCTTGTCACGTTGCTGTTTGTCATCGCTGCAGTAATATCCTGAGGGAgaattcaaaaatatgttttttcagCCCCGACTGTAAGAACGTCAGCTCGATTTGACAAGTCTCCTTTTTCTGTGATGACTGTGATAAAAGGGCATTCAGTGCtcttaaaaccaacatttttaaaggatcTTGCTCTTGTGTTTAACAACATAATGTTATTGATGACATGTTCAAAGTTGCAGTGGGTAGTAATGGGAATTGTGTTATTGAAGCAGCGTATATtttcatacacaaaaaaaaagtacattaagGAATAATATTCAGCACCGTTCAATAAGCAATTCTGTTCCCCTGCTCCAgtccacctctccctctctgtctctcacacacacacacacacacacacatcactagAAGTGGGGTTTGTTGCACATTCATTTCCGTGTACCTCCTCAAACTTCTGTGCGATCATGGAGAAAGCTCTGAAGATGCCCTCTGTCGGCCCCGTGATGGTAACTATTCTCTCGGGAGATGATCCCTCAGATATGTTGATACGAGCGCCACTCTGGAAACACAATTATTCAACCTCAATTTTGTTGTAATTAATCTGCCAGAACACATTAAATGATACATGTTTATCACATTACGGATGTTTGAGTGAATGCTCACCTCCTCTCTCATTTTCTTCACTGTTTCTCCTTTCTAGAAtcatgtcagaaaatacaaaacagattaACTGATTAgtttctttaaaacaacaaaatcagaAAGAAAGCAGTATGAATCaataaatgctgatagattgtaaaataaatataccttCCCAATTATGCTGCCAACTTCCTGTGAATGAAAAGATTACAAGGCTTAGCAAACAATCACAATCTCTTCTCAGCTTTTCACATCCAGAGCAAGAggtaatcatttttaaaacaatgacatGCTATTAGTAGACCATTAGGTTATTACTACAAAAATAcagttaattattttaaatacttccGCATCTGTCTATATTACCTTCCCATGCATCAGTAGCCTGAGTGTCAGCGTGACATTCAGACTCCCATCTGAAGCCATTTCCTCCTTGTCAGACATTCTCTGAGTTTGCCAAGCTTAAATGTAAGCTCTCtgcaataaaaagaagaaacgTTTAACACAAATCCTGTGTATAACATTTACTCCAGTGTTCCAGGTGATTCAGTAAATGACCTGCTTAATAAAGAGGCAATCTACAACATTGGAGTTTTATTACCAAGTCAAACTGTGTGGAGAGTACTGATGAactttatgttttaataaatgtctttcctcctctgtctgttaAGTCATTGTGTTCATCATCACTGCTCAGGATAACTGCCCAGTTCTTCTTCTATTTACAGAATTACAGAAGAGAAATGTATCATTGCCTTTGCTCAACAAGGTTTTCCCTGGGAAAGAGTTACCAGACACAGCCAATGTGAGCTTTCATGAACTGTGAGTAAGCTGCAACATCGTTGGTAAATCAGCCTGCAGCAGATAAAACAGGCTTCAATTTGACACTGTCATGGCTCATTATCCTTAACTATTTGTCAtgtcaagtcaaagtccactttattgtcaaagtttccacatgtgttatacatacagaaaaattgaaataccgtttcttgCACTCCCatagtgcaaatataaacaagaacatataacataaaaagataagagcgtaacATTTGGAGTGTAAAGTAGCCAGAAAGATACCACAAAGTTGGAACAGTTATTTGAAAGCAGCTAAAAAGCTGAAATTGATCAAGGGCTGATGTTCTCTGAAGAGTTGAGCATCGTTGTTGTCATCTGAGTATGTTGTTGTGAGCGGTTGAAGATAATCCCATCAGGTGCAATCTTCACATGGGACTGTTTCTTTAGTTCCGGCTAAACACCAGTTGTGAGAGTTTCTTGGATAAGATAAGATACAAAGGAAGCCACTTGTGATGTGGAGGCCTGAGGAGCAGGAGATGTGAGTGTGACTGTCTCTTAATATCACACCACACAGTGTCAGCTCTGTTGTAGCCGCGTATCCAATTTGTTGTATTTGCAGAACAAATAAAGATTGTCTCGATGCAGTGTAGGAAGGGCAGCTTATTGCACAACAACAGACAGTGAGAAGACTTCAAGTCTAAGAAGTGCAAATGTCACCTTGTTTATTACACCATCGTGGTTCTGAGAAATGCTTTAACCAGATTTATTTTGACACCAGGGTTTATAAGCCGAGGTTTGAGAGACATTGtacacaatttaatttaaaaacggGACTTTCTTTCTTAGAAAAAGGGGTGGGAACAAGGCAGCATGTTTTTGGTGAGTAAGCATGAGTTGACACAGTAGCTATTTTAGAAGATATGGCTCCCATGTCTGTATGCTAGAACTGTAGCTGGCAAACAGTtggcttagcttagcttagcatagagacTGTAGACAGGGGGTAACAGCTTTCTTGATTCTGTGAAACTATAACAAAAATACCTACAAGAACATCAAAAGATgattaacatgttatttttttctcacacgTAATCCCTGTGAAGATTAAATAAACCCAATATAATGTGTTAACAAATTACCTTAAGAGGTGCTggattttgttatatttaaagcCAGGCTTGCTTTATCCCTGGCCTGCATCcagcctttatgctaagctaagctaaacggCTaatggctgtagcttcatatttaaaagACAGATGTGAAactggtatcaatcttctcatccaACTCTCTTCTATAATGAGTGCTTCCCCaaaacagtgtttattttttattttgatgttatttgtatttacttgcacattttgcaacattctcttgcactattttatttttattttgttatttctatcactatttgttttggttttatttgctttatgttctatatatattatgttgcattgttgacGGGGCATGGGACTTTTTCAATGCCacatctacactgtagctactgtgcatatgacaataaagcctatGAATCTTGAGATACAGATATCTCTGTTGCCATTTCACTTTGCAATAAGTCAAATCAGTCAATAGGAAATAAATCACACATCATTTTTCAGAGgcagaaacatgtttataataagaTATTGTTCTAGCAGCTTCTAGTATTTATAATACCTTACTGAGCTCAAGGACTTACAAGTGGAGGTTGTCATCAAGACACAcacttatttttctctctctgtatccTTACAAAGTTACAGTGaatacatcaaataaacagCACACATCTCTGTCTAATCCTATAGGCTGGGATTTGTTTAGTTAATGCTAAGACCCTTTTGACCCATTTCTGTCACCCCTAGCACGTCAGCGCCCACTCAAGACTTCCCAACAATACACTGGTGAACAACAGCACCCTCAGAGTACACATGATAAAACAGATAATCTACAGGAATCATCCTGGAGCACTGACAAGCCGAAATGTGCTTcagacaatgaaaaaaaaaaaacagggcaTTAATCCTTGAGGGAAATGGAGAACAATGTGTAAGTAGATTATTTGAGAGTTTTtataagaaaatgtattcaaaatgtgaggctaaaacaaagacatgtttcaCATTCTGAAAATTGTAATGAAaagattattgtattttaaaagctTATTACATACAATAGATCTCAAATTTAGGGAGAAAAGCCCTTTAATAGAGAACATTGATATAATGTTTGAAACATTTGGAAACAATGTGTGTTCAATTATTTGTCTTTATCAAAAGaaaagatttttaaaatcacTTGTTAagtatttacaataaatatCTATTTATAACCATCACATATCAGTCTATAAACATTGGGCCATGCAGCATGGCAATCGTCCCTCAACAAAAAGGTTTCACTATCAGAGATTCATGTCTGCATTAATGTGAAAATGCATTGTAGCCCAAACTATCTCTGAAGTTAAGAGGGcaacaaagtgcttttacaACACAGCAGAGTGGAAAACAACCAGCACAAATTAACTAATGGGAGTCAGGAGGGGTGCATTAAAATGAAGACAGGCACTTCCTTTAGTTATACAGAACCAAAAAAGACAgctaaataaaaagttaaactttgTGTCTCGCAGTAGAATCTGAGCTGTGAGGAGTCTGACCCTGGCAGTTGTGGATCAGCATGAGGCCTGTAATGAAAAAAGAAGTTCAAAGTACTGAccttttatacaaatatttgctcCTCTTCTGTATTTCTGGAATCTCCTAAATGAACAACCTTTGAGTTTGTAGTCCCTGTTCAATGTTGGTCCCCCTTTGTTTTCAGTTATCCACAGACTGGACAGATGGTTCCCTCTGCCCTCAGACCGGCTGGAGCGGAGGCTGGCTTTGCTATTAGTCCCTCAGCTTAGCCCAAGATAAGCCCCTACGCAGGGCAAGTGAACCCGCATCTCTTGCCTAATTCTCCCTGTCACAGGCACCAAAGAGGCGTTCCTCCGCACGGAGATCCACAAGCTGTGAGGCCTGAGGGCAGGGCAAAGAGGTTCTTCGGCTGGACACTATCCAGCACAGATAGGGCAGGCTACAGTTACAGCtcacacaacaaaaaactggagaggtcTAGCCTTTTACAGGCATCAAAAACCCACATGGAGACACTGAAGAGAAGCTTTGTTAACCGATGTTGCTCTGAGACTAACAACTCTGCATGACTGCTGTGTTCTTCATTAGATTTTCAGAGAGCTTCCCGCCTGCAAACGGTCGGAttttctctaaaaataaatcTCCCTGTATGAAATCGGTGCTTTGTACAAGGACCCCAACTAATTGAGGACTGGGAAGGACAATGTGGCGTTTGAGGTATTTAGTGATGTTAAGCACAATGTCTTCATGGGGTGCTTCTCCCCCCTCACTGCCTCTGCCCTCCCCCACACCAAGCCCTTCTGCCCTTGTAATGAGGCCATACTGGATACAATACAACCCTTCtgcaaagaaaaaatgtattcagctgAGCTTCAAAATTGTGAAGGAAATGAATCAGTGAAGCATAAGTGGCAGATTTAATTACTACTCACTGCGTTGCACGGGGACAATGATGACTGCTGTGAGCCTCATGGCCGTCTATCAGACATCTAGCCAGGCACATTTGCTTCTCAACTGGGATTTCAAtacaatttcaacattttattccTGTTAGTAAAAGGATTGAATGTCCTTATAAGAACACAAAGATCAAGATAATTTTATAGCAAAATGTGCtactcttttcttttaaagggaCTTTTGGGGAATTTGGGGTTAAGTAAAGGTCAATCAAAGTCCACGAAAAGTATGATAAAATGTGAACAACCatatcacttttttatttcaaactacaAACATTATCATCGCAACATCAAAGCTGTGAAAGCTGTCAAGTGCATGTTGTCTGACAAAGTATGTGACAGTTATTGCTATCCTCTCAGAGACCATGAGATGATCAGGCATTTCATGCCAATTACTTGTGACTAATGTCCTCCTCCCTCATGTACCTTTGCGTGGCAATGAGATTAAAGAGTCTGGGATTATATGTAATGGGATTACTGTGAAGTGATTTCTGAGACTTGTTTGTGGTGTAATCAGTTACAATTACTGAAAGCAGGGGAGAAAAGTTATGAAACATAAACTATGAAAAGTGAGTTATAGCTGAAATAATTGTAGCTAACTGAAACATTCATATCAAATACATGGATTATCATTAGCTTTAATAACACTCTGCACGTCTAATAACCTGACATTAAGTTATCATTACACTGAAATAATATATACCTTTAACTAGGTGGTTGCTTCATGTGCATCCTCCTGTAATGCCCATGAGGATAGGAGTTGGGAGTTTCAGCTGAAATGGCATTACAAAGACTTACTGGTGAAAACCAAGTACaaaaaatcaatacaatttaaaagattaatcaaatcaaatgagtGTGAACactagaataataataatatgtttctttaaaatgagagtatttgactttttatttagcttttattgGGTTTAGGTTAAAGATGAGGTTTATATAATGAAGATCAATAAAAGTTCACCATGAAAAAATTAGGGGGAAGGGCTACCTTGAAAACACGGATAAAAGATCAATATAATACTTACAGGGTTCTTTCTTGATCAGTTgaactaaatataaactttcTGGGCTGGTGGAATAACATGCCCACTTAAAATCAGATACATTaccatttattaaattacagtATTGTTTTTATGTGGTTTGGGGGATTAAATAAGGACGCAGCCATTGTTTATACCTTACTTCATGGTTGAAATCCTGCAGTATACTTTCCTGCATGTGTATGTAAGATATTagatatgagaaaaaaaagaagataattattattttctagtATTACAAAATTACTTTGAAAActtactgtaaaataaagcaTAGCAGGGCTATTTTTATACAACTTAaaaccatatttaaaaaaaaatatatatatatatatatatatcagcaTATTTCAGGGTGTAGgcctttttgtttgcttttctatGTATCTTGcctatatatttgtttcttttctacACCTGTTTTGATATATATTGTGGTGACACATTGAGGGACACAATTCACcgttgtgttgttgtgggtgGGGAACATGTTAAGAGTGTTTCCCAACGGACCCGTTAGTGGGTGGGACCTAGGAGTTCCGGTCATCCTGCCATTCATCTTTGCTGCTTCGTAGTTGGCTGTTAAGTTCTGTTCGTGTGTGTAAATGGATAATAAAGTGTGGTGTTCTATattaaacacaccgcctccgACTCCCATTCATCGGCTctacaatatgtatttaatgtatacaAAATGCTATATTCTCttctattttaaatatacatattgtaCAAACAAACAACCCTAATACAAATAGTTATAGTGGTAAAATGTGTTATGTTATATGTGTAAACAAAATGGACTGTATGTCCATTTTTATAACATATGAATAACGTTCATTATTTAACATACATTGTAATTAAGTTTAATAATCACTTTCTTTCATATTTCCCTTCACTGATGTTCTGTTAAGTTAGCTGCTGTTTGCATTGCACTCCCTAAGCTATGTCCGAAAATGCTACAAGAATATAGCTAAAAGTTGAAGGGGGAGGAGAGTAAAACAATCCTGATAGTCACATGATAGCAACAAGTTGTTACGAAGTCTTATCAACTGTTTTGACCTACACAAAAAGTCAACAGTTTACTTAATGTGACTTCCCTACCAGAAAATAACGTTAGCCTCGAGACGGTATGCATGAGGAATCAAGGGAGGCGGACTATGAAGCTCAGCTGCAGTTCACCGGACTTTGAAACATGTCAATGGGTATAAAACAGTAGTGTGTGTCGAAACGCCTGAAACCACAACAGACCCGCAGTCTGCTCTGTAGCTCTCGAGTCGAAAAGCGGGCCATGGATTTCCCAAAACTTTGcacttttaacacttttaagCAGTGGTGGAGTCACTACGGTTATGAGGAAAACTTACAAGACGCGATTGAGCTGGAGTTCACACGCACTAAAGGTAATGGCTGTTCACAAACCGAGGTGACAGGCTACTCGTCTCTGTATTTACATGGCTGCTGTACTGCTGTACTCAAACAGGGATAACATATCTGGATCATGCAGCAACTACACTGTACCCAGAGTCTCTGGTCAGGGACTACGTCCAGGACATTTCAAGGAATGTGTACGGTGAGAGAAGTcccattaaaaaataaaaaaaagtttaaaatatttttgctaaaaaactaaaaacatctATTTGTAAATGTCCAAATAGGAAACCCCCACAGCCATCACCCCAGCAGCAGATTGACACATGACACAGTGGAGAGAGTCAGATACAGGTACAATCTTTTaatgtacaatgtttttttatatcagGGCCCCTTTGAAAAGCTTTTCTGGATGATATAGgtacaaacacatgttttgtttttgtacaggaTATTGGAGCATTTTAACACCACCCCTGAGGAGTACTCTGTGATTTTCACTTCTGGATGTACAGCCGCACTTAAATTAGTTGCTGAGAGCTTTCCCTGGAGTCCGCAGTCTGAGAGCGAAGCTAGGAGTCTCTTCTGCTATTTTACTGACAGCCACACCTCTGTAGTAGGCATGAGAGGACTGGCTTCTGCCCAGGGAGCAGTTGCCCTGCCTGTCTCCCCTCAGGAAGTGGAAAACAGGGCAAAAGATGAGGCTCGAGGTAAAGATGTTATTTGCCAGACGGCACATCTTTTCTGCTACCCAGCTCAGAGCAACTTCTCTGGGAGGAAGTATCCCCTAAGCCATGTGAGAGGCATCCAGACGAAACGCCTTTACCCAGCATGTGACCACCATGGACGCTGGTTTGTGCTTCTCGATGCTGCCTCTCATGTCAGCTGCTCCCCTCTAGATCTACAGGAGTGCCCTGCTGATTTTATTCCCGTCTCCTTCTATAAGATGTTTGGCTTCCCCACAGGTCTGGGGGCCCTTATTGTCCGCAACAACGCAGCAGGCATACTAAAAAAGACTTATTTTGGAGGAGGCACAGCAGCAGCTTACCTTTCTGGGGAAGATTATTATGTGCCGGCTGCAAACATTTCTGACAGGTAAAGTACTGTACAACCCTGCTAAATCCTAGATATCCTTTGAAAGCTGCTGCAaccttgttttaaaatgcactgTTTACTTTCTCCATGATAAAGATTTGAAGATGGGACCGTCTCTTTCTTGGACATTATTGCTATCAATCATGGATTTGAAGCTCTTTACAGAATTACAGGTGCAGTatggaaaaacattaaaatatttgaacagTAGAATTATAATACATAAAGCAATTTATTCATGATCGGCTTAAGGTTAACATCAAGTATCCCTGTGTTCATCCCTTTTTGGCTCCAGGAGGCATGCACAACATCCAACAGCACACATTTGGCTTGGCACGCTACACTTACATGCTGCTCTCAAGTGTTTGCCATGGCAACGGGCGACCAGTGGCTCAGATATACGCCGAAGGCCAGTTTGAGAATCCAAGCACACAAGGCGCAATCCTAAACTTCAACCTCAAGGATTCTCATGGACAGATAATTGGGTATTCTCAGGTGCATTCAACAAATAGGATTTCGTTCTATTTCACAACAGTTCAATTAATGCATATTTATGCGTAGGCAGCGCTGCTGAATATTAACACAATTGTTCCATTGCCCTCAGGTAGACAGAATGGCCAGTCTGTACAATATCCATGTGCGAACAGGTTGCTTCTGCAACACCGGGGCCTGTCAGTCCTTGCTCGGGATTAGCAATGAGCAGATAAGGAGAAACCTGCAGGTGAGAGtcaagcaaaaagaaaaatgtcaaagtgtgtgGAGGTAGAATAAAAcattgtcttttctctcctcaaGGCAGGCCACGTCTGTGGAGACAACATCGACCTAGTGGGGGGCCAGCCGACCGGATCTGTACGCGTGTCCTTTGGCTACATGTCGACATTTGAAGACTGTCAAAAGTTCCTGAACTTTGTCGTTGAGTGCTTTGTAGAAAAACCAGTCACTGTGGATCAAGTGAGACTAGAGAAGCTAAAAACGGCAACATCAGCATCCCAGGGCGTGAATGAAGTTCTTCCAATCAAAATCACTAATGgagaaatatgtaaagtagaTGAGAAGGAGAAGACTACAGAATCACTGAGGGGATTTGGACATCGAAACTCAAACAGCCACGGGGGGGCTTATACTCTTACCAACATCTACATTTATCCTATTAAATCATGTGGGGCCTTTGAGGTAGGAACCAAACATTTATGTCTTTCTTAAATATGTGTCTGTCcccttatttcctttttcctcctgTCTCTTTGCTTAGATTTGACTCTGTGCTGTTTCTTCATGCAGGTCCATGACTGGCCTGTAGGACCGCTGGGTTTACGCTATGACAGAGGCTGGATGGTGGTGAATGGAAACGGCGTGTGTCTGAGCCAGAAGAGGGAACAGCGTTTATGCCTCCTTCGCCCACAAGTCCACCTGCCCTCAAACAAACTGCTCCTGCAGGCATCAGGTCAAGCAGTGTGACTGCAGtttgctaaaaataaacaccacTTTTGGACCTAGGAAGTGTCAATCATTCGGATTTCCTGTGATAAATTCCCTTTGTTAATgtattaatgcttttttttttcaaatgcccAGCAGGGATGGATACCATTTCAGTTCCCTTGGAGAACAACACTCAAACGCATGCAAGCTACCGGGTGTGTCAGAGTAAAGTCTGTCGTGACAGGTGAGCTGGCAGTGTTAAAACATGTgaaagcagctgctgcaggaaatACTGTGACACATATCACTCGTATTTTTCACTCATCAGTGCATTCTTGCACAACATTGTTCTTGCTGTAGCATTATAAAGTCCCCTGCATTCTCTTTCATATGAAATTCTAGTTATTTACTACttttaatggaaaaacaatgaacaagAGATTATATTGATTTACTCAGATACCCGTATGACGGGTTTCAAAAGATCTAATTTCACTCCACTGATTTTTGGATTAAATGTAGCACCAGATAGTGAGTGGCATAAAACTTTGTAGATTTCCCTCGGGGCCTTCAGATCATAATCCTCCACCTTCCTCCAGAGTGGAGACTGTCGACTGTGGGGATGAGGCTGCATCATGGCTCTCAGACTTCCTTGGGCAGCCATGCCGCCTGAAAAGACAAAGTCCTGATTTTACCAGACACATGAAGAAGAAGCCTATTGGAGGTACCTATATAAGCATCTTACCTGTTCTGCCTGTCTTATTCTGTACTGTGGATGTATCTGTTATGCTGTACATGAGCAGTCCAAGGCCACAAATCCTGTTTTTACTGCTTGGCTTAGGCTGCGTCCTTGCATTCCCTTCTGATGGTCACTTGAAAATATCCTCTTTTCCTGCCCTTGCATGTTGCTCTTTTTAATAGAACCAGTGTATTATGTAAAAGGACATGTGCTATTCAGGCTC of Eleginops maclovinus isolate JMC-PN-2008 ecotype Puerto Natales chromosome 22, JC_Emac_rtc_rv5, whole genome shotgun sequence contains these proteins:
- the mocos gene encoding molybdenum cofactor sulfurase, giving the protein MDFPKLCTFNTFKQWWSHYGYEENLQDAIELEFTRTKGITYLDHAATTLYPESLVRDYVQDISRNVYGNPHSHHPSSRLTHDTVERVRYRILEHFNTTPEEYSVIFTSGCTAALKLVAESFPWSPQSESEARSLFCYFTDSHTSVVGMRGLASAQGAVALPVSPQEVENRAKDEARGKDVICQTAHLFCYPAQSNFSGRKYPLSHVRGIQTKRLYPACDHHGRWFVLLDAASHVSCSPLDLQECPADFIPVSFYKMFGFPTGLGALIVRNNAAGILKKTYFGGGTAAAYLSGEDYYVPAANISDRFEDGTVSFLDIIAINHGFEALYRITGGMHNIQQHTFGLARYTYMLLSSVCHGNGRPVAQIYAEGQFENPSTQGAILNFNLKDSHGQIIGYSQVDRMASLYNIHVRTGCFCNTGACQSLLGISNEQIRRNLQAGHVCGDNIDLVGGQPTGSVRVSFGYMSTFEDCQKFLNFVVECFVEKPVTVDQVRLEKLKTATSASQGVNEVLPIKITNGEICKVDEKEKTTESLRGFGHRNSNSHGGAYTLTNIYIYPIKSCGAFEVHDWPVGPLGLRYDRGWMVVNGNGVCLSQKREQRLCLLRPQVHLPSNKLLLQASGMDTISVPLENNTQTHASYRVCQSKVCRDRVETVDCGDEAASWLSDFLGQPCRLKRQSPDFTRHMKKKPIGAATSTSLSLVNEAQYLMINRASVELIQKVMSSRQDDSEGDQLLDTQNVISRFRANLVIAGVEPFEEDNWSHLIIGNTRFVVAGQCGRCQMIGVDQETGARTKEPLMSLSAYRNGKVTFGVYLTHQLPEGSTEAGILSTDSLIQAQPLK
- the zgc:110045 gene encoding poly(rC)-binding protein 3 isoform X2, yielding MSDKEEMASDGSLNVTLTLRLLMHGKEVGSIIGKKGETVKKMREESGARINISEGSSPERIVTITGPTEGIFRAFSMIAQKFEEDITAAMTNSNVTSKPPVTLRLVFPGSQCGSLIGKGGSKIKEIRETTGAQVQVAGDMLPDSTERAVTISGTPQAITQCVRHICSVMLESPPKGATIPYRPKGIPPGAHAVLAPQHPAQAFAFPGQYAFAHQDLTKLHQLAMQHIPLPSLGQSNPTFPGLDASGLTSSQELAIPNDFIGCIIGRQGSKINEIRQVSGAHIKIASATDGSAMRQVTITGSPASISVAQYLINARLSSVLTGLGVL